Within Brachyhypopomus gauderio isolate BG-103 chromosome 4, BGAUD_0.2, whole genome shotgun sequence, the genomic segment CACAAATCTGTACCGCTTTTTTTGGGGCGAAATAGAAACCACCGCATCACTTCCTTCCTCCTGCGAACCCACATCCTGTTCGTGCCGTTCTGCACCATATTGAAATAAATCTCTAGTTACTTCTAAGAACATGCAGATACAGTTACCTGACTCCTCCTCTTAATCACCTGACAtacctgactcctcctcctcagcaGAGGATTGTGGGAGGATGTCTTCTGTTTCCTCCTCTGTGGGCGGCGAGATAGACTTAATTCCCCTGCGACTCCCGCCCCCAGCATCACAGACCTCCACttcctgctgcacacacaccgttttcccctccttccctctcctcctcccttgtTCTCTGCTCCTCTTCTTTCTCGTGGGAGGGGCCTCTCCATGCTGGCCTCGCCTCTTCCCTCCACCTTTCTCTCCACCCACTTTCCCTTCCACCTCCGCCTGCGTTGGATGCCACGTGAAGCCGTGTCCCCTCTCGCAGGTGTAGTTTAGACACGCCTCCACGTCTGACACCCGCGTGGAGACTTCAGGGTCCGCGTCTGCCCGTCTCCGCCTACAGGCTCCCGCAGGTGGGCCCGTGACCGCTGGCCCAGGTCCCGCACGGCTCGGTGGCAGTGAGCAGTGTCGTCCGTGACTGTGCACCAGTAAAACCAGCTGGTGGAGCGAGGCCTCTGTGGTGGACACAGCTGCTGGGAGCACAGACCTCCCACCTCCTGAACAGGCCAGAGAAACATCAACACTGTTCCAACACTCTCACTTCGAGTAGGACAGTGGCAAAAGTCCCTGACTGTAGGTGGTCATGGGTTTGGGAGTGTGACAGTATCCTCACTCAAAAACAATCGGCTACATAACTGAAAATAGGTACAACACCCACgttcacatttcacaactgAACTAAAACCAGGAAGTGATAACAAGTACGGTGGTGGATTCCTGTTAGGTATCTTCTGTGATGTttatttcctcatcatacatTGTTGTTAGAGATATAGAGGGAGTAAAATATACTGTATGTAGAACATGAAATACAACAGCATTACTTTGACGTGAACTAAACGCCTATTTTGTTACTATGGCTACTGGTGGTCGTGGCCTCTTTTTGTGGAGCAGTTGTCTGGCACACGGTGGAACCACACGTCTTTTATCGAGCCTGTTGTCTAGTCTGTGTGAATTTGAGCTAATGCGATTGGTTAACGTCTACACCAGCCCCAGCTGTCAAAGGCCAGCACACTACACAGTTCAGCGCCTGATTCGACTTTCCTATTTACCGTGAAGGAGACAAAAATCACACTCACTGTACCTGAACACCTGCTGCACTCCTTGGACAAATAACTGTTGGAAGAGAAGGAAGTTAAACCACATTactctcacaaacacaataGTGATATAACATCAGTGAACATACATCCATAGTGACCAAAAGACACATACCACGAAGATGCAATTAGAGGTCACTGTAGTTCATACGGCATGTTAGCACTATGCTGATTTTACGGTCCAAGGTACCAGTCTGTCTATCAACATGAGCCTGAATAAGGTTCACTCGCCAATCAACGCTCCCTGCAGCGGTTAAGCGAGTGTTACTACCAGCGATTCTTAATCCAGGCATCGGAGCCCACCTGTGGCCCACAGCTTCATACCTGAACCCAGGCACACCTGTGCACGTGTGCGCTGGGAGCTGGGTTAAAGTGATGCCTCAGACCTCCCGGCCAGCCAGGGCTGGGGTAGGCAGCAGCGTACCTCTGCAGCAGAAACTGCGCGAGCTCTGAGTGCAGAGAGAAGCCCAGCTCGTCCTTCAGCTCGGCCCAGCCCTGCAGGCACGAGCCCAAACGCACGCGCGACCTGCTGCGCCTGGCGTCCAGTTCTCGACGCCGCTGTCTGCGAAGAGCGTCTTTAGCGGAGGACATGACGGGGACGCCTTCCTCCCCCACCACGAGACAGGACACCCCACACGCTCTGGAGGACAAAGGGAGGACAAACCGACGTTATGGGTGATGGATCAGTGCTCGCGCTGTATTTGTTCATGCAAAACACCGGAAAGACTTGGAATGAATTAAAATACTTCAGTACTGGGGTTGGTAGTGTTCATCTAGTACAACTGGGACTCAAACCCCAATAACGGCTGTAGGATGCGCAacatttgtattcatttcatatcACCAGTGCCGTGTTAACTCGTCAGTGTAATTATGATCTGTAATCGTCTATATCACCTATCCATGTGTTAAGTAACGGGTGACGACCGCACCAAGAACGTTAACACAATGTTACTACtaatactattactactactattactaataCACTATTACTACCCAATACTCTAGACTAGAGAATTTGGAAGTTATGCAAGAATAATTTCTAATATTTTATCTCTTCAGATCTACACAATTCGCAAATAACAGTCATATAAATAACACACTGAATACGCATAGGTCTACACATAAGACTTGAATAAACATTCAGTTAAAGTTCGTGACAGATTAAGACAGAAAATTGATCCACACTTCGTCGCGCGCTCCCCAAAGCGGGCCCCACCGGCCTCCGGCCTGTCTTCAGTTGCCCTTTTAAGTGTGCGCCAGACGCTCAAAGTTGGATCCTTTTATATTTATCGCAAAACAGTGGTATAAAAGTCTTCACATTTTAAGCAGAAAACACTTTAATCCGAGTTTGATTCATCTATTGTATTAATGTTCGTTATGAAAGCCAAAATAACTACTGCAACCGCCTAAAGCGGTAAAGTAGGAAGTGTGCATTTAATTCCCAGAAATACTCACGGTAACAGCAAAGATTCATGGGAAATGTAGGCCCATGTTATTATGCTTGCTTAAAggtaattctctctctctctctctctctctctctctctctctctctctctctctctctctctctctctctctctcatatttcTGCACGTAAACACCAGTCCGTTACAAAATCACGCCACGCTGAACTGAAGTACATCATGACACGGGAGAGTGTGCTTCAGGGTCCCTAAATATAAAAACAAGAATTTAACACATTAAATGGGGACTGACGAGCTAAGCTAATTAAaccaaataaatgtacataatcgagcaacaccctcctctcctgtctctatctctctctttcagagCCAGTGACATGCAcacccacgtgtgtgtgtgtgtgtgtgtgtgtgtgtgtgtgtgtgtgtacccataAATAAATGCAATTAATAAACCAGTGATCAATAAGCGATTCTAAAGTATGAATAGGGAAGTATTTATTTTGCAAAAATTGTAAAAAAGGATGAACCAATGAAGCAACAGGAAAAGGAAACATGAGTTTTTGAGTTTCACATCCCACCGCATTTTCACACATCGCCATGGACGAACTTGGTAAGTCAGATACATTCTTTCCTCAGTTATCTTGGAGAACAACATTGATTCTTTGTTAGTTTGTAGTAATTTTCATGCTAAAATCAGGAGGTGAATTTTTCTGTGTAGATATGAGACACACCTCAGAAAACAGAACTGACAGACAGATCTTATCAAATTCTGTGAATTTGATCATATGGGCTAAAACACATTTTTCCATTtattaaaatttattaaaattaaaaatgagagattaaaacaaaatatataaaaatacaataataaaataattgtgGTGCAGTTTTCTAATTGTATATTTAGCTCGGtagaaaaacctaaaaacatAGACATTTCTTTACACGAGTGCACTGCTAGCGTTTCCACCCGGTCTTCACATGTTTAAACAACACTGTAAATGATAAGAATGACACCATGAATGTCTTTAAATTCAACTTAACCTTGTCAGTAAGGGGTAGCAGAGAGGGCAATCAGTCTACTAGTAAGGGGTTGCAGAGGGGGTAGTTAGTCTATTAGGATGGACTAGGACAGGGGTAAATGAGAAGCTCAGTTTGGTTGTAAATGGATGGTAAAGGGTGAGATTGGGGCAGTTGAATTAGTAAGTAAGTTAGTAAGtaagtatttatttataaagcacattttaacCAAAGTACTGTACAAACAAAATTTAACAGCAACCGATGTTCAACaaaaaccacacaaaaatatgaCCATGATCAGTTCTGTACTGTTCTGAACTGTATATTCCTTACAACCACCTCCCGGTGTCAGCAGAAGAAATGTGAGGAGAGATAaatttaagtgtgtgtttgtttgactTCCGTTGTGACGGCTGCAGTAGTGAAAACCTGGTCCGCTTCCTCTTACTGTAAGTGCAATGTGTGCTGGTGTTGTGTAACCACAGAATGATGGCAGAGATGAATTTACTTTGACAACAAAAAAAcccatataaataaataaaccattaTTACAGAATTACACCTTACAGAACATAATGAGCTAGGCAGCAtggaggtgctgtgtgtgtgtgtgtgtgtgtgtgtgtgtgtgtgtgtgtgtgtgtgtgtgtgtgtgtttcatgtgaccgtgtgtgtgtgtgatgtgtgtgtgtgatgagatgAGAATGAAATGGTATACATCACAGCTGCTGTGTTACAGATGAGCTGTTGCAGGAGCTGGGTCTGAGCTCAACCACGAAAAGCAACaccaccccttctccatcaggccccccacagagcctcaacctccacctcccacacacagacGACTCCAGAGATGCGTCACTACAGGTAAGCCAAGTTCATAACTCCAGAGAAACAGGTTCCGGTTTGCTGCACCGAAGGAGTTCAAATCTGTTTCATTGCGTTGAAGTGGCTATAATGTATAACtgcaccccccccaaaaaaaaacatggaTTGTGTCTAAATCTATACATGGGACCCAAAGGGGATGAGAGAGTGCTACATCTTCAGAACATGAAGTCATTCAAAGCAGCTATCATCATGAAGGGATTTCCCTACATGCCTCTGATCGTGCATCTGTCCTTACAGGTTCAGACCTCGGGATCTAAATCAGGCCACACAAATTCAGGTGTATACAGGTGAGACCCTGGTCCTTCCTGCCAATCCCTCCACACTGGTGTCTGTGACTTCATGGTCTATTTTCATATTTGGTTTATTGATGCAGACTCACACAGTTCAGCCCCCATGGGACAGTCTTTAATATATCTAATTAACACTGACGTCCCTAACTACACTGACTGTTTAAAGGATTGGCCGCTGATAATGGCATTTATGACAGGTCAAAATTTATGAAAGGTTATAGGTTTATGAGAGGTCAAAGGTTAATGAAAGGTAACAGGTTTAGGAGAGGTCAAAGGTGAAAAGTCTTCTGAAATCCACTTGTATCATACGCCCACTCCTGCACTTACATTAATATGTACTGATGGACACACAGCTGGCTTATGTAACCATAACAAACTTATAGACACACGGCTGGGTCTGAACATGCTTAAGTGATCAAGCTAAAAatcttttaaatgtttttttcagctCCTAACGATAACTTCAACAACTTTAACTTTGATAACTTAATTTATGAAATATGGTTTCTGATATGATCTTTGGTAATCCCTGTGACTGGCTGAGATCACTCTCTCCTGCTGCTGCAGTGATCTGCCTGCTCCTGTGGAGGCTGGGGTCATGAGTCCGGGGACGGCTACACGGGAGCTGGACTCCATCATGAATGAACTGCTGGATCTGGGGCTGGGGGTGAGTCACACTGCCCAGATGGCCATTACATGCACCTGCAGTTCAGCAGTTCATGTTTGTGCTTTATGGTGTTGCACATACCATGTATAATCCGCAGAGGGCAGCGCAGGCTCAGTGATGTTGAGAAATCAAATAAATGCAATTTCTTCAAGTGCTGCAGTGTTACTATTGAAAACATTTTGCATGTCTGCCCACAGCTCCCAGACCAGGCGAGCCcaaccaccccaccaccacttATCCAACACTCAAAGAAAGATGAACCGAAGCCAGAAGAGAAGGCAGAACCTGCTGGTGGAAACCAAACAGTAGGAAACCCTGCAGCGAGCAAAGAGCAAAATGATCTGACAGCAAAGAGCATAGACGCCATCGACAGCCTACTGGGAACGCTCAGCTCGGACATGGAGAAGATGGGTGTCCGCACAGAGGCCAAAGGTCACTGTGTTTCGTGTGGAAAGTGCATTGCTGGGAAGGTATATAGCCCGACACGGGTTAGAAAAGGCACATAGAGTCAcacctgacagacagacagacagaaaaattGGCTGACAAAAAAATGTTAGCGTGAAAATACAGATTAAGTAGATACATATGCTCACAAATACAAGCACATGTGCACAAATGGTAAACACATTTCACCTTTTACACTGAGGATGAAGGCatgggggacagagggagagacagagaggaagagagagagagagagagagagagagagagagagagagagagagagagagagagagcatatcttGCTTGGGTGCCCATCTCCTTGGAATCTTCTATCCCTAATCTAAGTCACCTAATCAGGAGCGTCTGACTGCTGGAGCTGGGTGTGTTAAtctctgagctgtgtgtgtttgtgtctgagcTGGGTGTGTTCAtctctgagctgtgtgtgttcgtgtctgAACTGGGTGTGTTAATCTCTGAGCTGGGAGTGTTCGTCTCTGAACTGGGTGTGTTAATCTCCGAGCTGGGTGTGTTCGTCTCTGAGCTGGGTGTGTTCGTCTCTGAGCTGGATGTGTTCGTCTCTGagctgggtgtgtttgtgtctgaacTGGGTGTGTTCATCTCTGAACTGGGTGTGTTCATCTCTGAGCTGGGTGTGTTCGTCTCTGAGCTGGGTGTGTTTGTCTCTGAACTGGGTGTGTTCATCTCTGAGCTGGGTGTGTTCGTCTCTGAGCTGGGTGTGTTCGTCTCTGAGCTGGGTGTGTTCGTCCTTGAGCTGGGTGTGTTCATCTCCACAGCCTGAGTGGGGCTACTGTAAGAAATCATTTTATTGCACTTAATGAAGTGTGTGTCCAtcctaatatacacacacatgagcagTACAGACACTGCTAAAGCAGAGGGTTGTAATCTGCTCTGTAGAGACCCTCATCCAGGCCAGACCTTTGTTTTGTTCATCATAATCCTGAACTGGGTAATGAGAGCTGAAGAGGTCTTGATTAACTGGGCAAAGCTCATTTGGACAGTGGGCCAGATTAAAGATGTGAAATTCCCCTAAAGAACGGACGGACAACCTGTGACAGGCGTCGCacaaaaaacatacaaattAAACTAAAATTCCATCTGTGGTGTTTGTTATGTTTATGTGTTGCCATGGTAGCagtgcaacccccccccccccccccccttccactgAATCAAGCACTCAGCATACACTGATGGAACTGGCTTTGAACTCTGTGAAAAGTCCCACATAGAACAGACTCCACCAATCCCAGCATTCATCAGTCTGTGTTATCACTCCACCAATCCCAGCATGCATCAGTCTGTGTTATCACTCCACCAATCCCAGCATGCATCAGTCTGTGTTATCACTCCACCAATCCCAGCATGCATCAGTCTGTGTTATTACGCTGTGCTTGCAGCTTTAACGTCCTGTCTCTTCCTTCCTCTTCCCTGTAGATGATTACAGCTCTGGGGCAGGTCTGGCATGCGGAGCActttgtatgtgtggtgtgtaaagAAGAACTGGCCTCCAGGAGCTTCTTTGAGAGGGACGGTAAACCGTACTGTGAGGCCGACTACCACAACCTGTTCTCCCCACGCTGTGCCTACTGCCAGGGCCCCATTCTCCAGGTAACACACCTGAGCCTGGTGGTGTATGAgacacatcatacacactctAACACTatacacagcatacacacatcatacatactctaacactacacacatcatacacacatcatacacactaacactacacacaacatacacactctaacaacacacacatcatacatacTCTAACACTACACAATTCATACACactctaacactacacacatcatacactcatcacacacacactaacactacacacaacatacacattctaacaccacacacatcatacacactctAACACTACACCCAGCATACACactctaacactacacacatcatacacacatcatacacactctaacactacacacaacatacatgttctaacaccacacacatcatacacactaacaccacacacatcatacatactctaacactacacacatcatacacacatcatacacactctaacactacacacaacatacacattctaacaccacacatcatacatactctaacaccacacacatcatacatactgtaacactccacacatcatacacactctaacactacacacatcatacacactctaacactacacacatcatacacactctaacactacacacaacatacacactctAACACTACACATATCATGCACACTCTAAA encodes:
- the lpxn gene encoding leupaxin, encoding MDELDELLQELGLSSTTKSNTTPSPSGPPQSLNLHLPHTDDSRDASLQVQTSGSKSGHTNSGVYSDLPAPVEAGVMSPGTATRELDSIMNELLDLGLGLPDQASPTTPPPLIQHSKKDEPKPEEKAEPAGGNQTVGNPAASKEQNDLTAKSIDAIDSLLGTLSSDMEKMGVRTEAKGHCVSCGKCIAGKMITALGQVWHAEHFVCVVCKEELASRSFFERDGKPYCEADYHNLFSPRCAYCQGPILQNILSAMDRTWHPEHFFCTHCGKVFGTEGFMEHGGKPYCSPDFLRLFAPRCSGCGECLQDNYLSAANGTWHPDCFVCADCLKPFTDGCFQELDGRALCPLHFHSRQGTLCGTCGCPISGRCIAALDRKFHPEHFVCAFCLRQLSQGVFKEQGGKPYCHACHSKLFL